CGCATTCTCGAACAAGTCACGGTAACGAACCTCGCTTTCACGCAATGCCTCTTCAGAATGTTTGCGTTCGGTAACATCGCGAGCAATTCCCTGAACAGCGACCGGCACACCGTTCTTGGTAATGATCGTACTGTTGACCTCGAGGGTGAGTGTTGTGCCATCCTTCTTTACACAATCGAGCTCATATGCAGTTTGTTTCCTGCTGCCTTTTATCTTCTCGCGGAGTTTTTCCCGGACAAGTTCGAGCTGCTCGGGGACAGCTATGTCGGACATGTTGAGCTTAAGAGCTTCCTCGCGGGTATAACCGAAGATCCTCTCCGCTGCGAGGTTCATAGATATGTAGTTACCCTGCAGGTCATGAACATAAATGATGTCGTTGGCATTCTCGAACAGGTTGCGGAATCGCTCTTCACTCTGCTTCAGAGCTTCTTCAGTTTGCTTCCGGACAGTAATGTCGAGCATGATGCCTTCCCGGCAGATCACATTTCCGCTATCGTCCTTGATCAGGCAGCCGCGGTCACGAACCCAAAGCATATTGCCGTCGGCGTCGAAAATTCGATATTCGTAGTCGACTTCCTTGCCGCTTAGGGTCGAGGCTGTGGTTTGCTTGAATACCCATTCCCGGTCGTCCGGATGGATCACCCGTACCCAGATATCAGGGTCGTTAAGCCACGCCTCCATCGGGTATCCGAATCGTTTGAATGCCGGGCTTACGTAAAGTGGTGTATAGGGCGGAGCAGAATCGACGACATAGAACAACACCGGCAGGTTTTCAATGAAACTGCGGTAATTGGTCTCATCGAGTTTTGAGCGGCCCTCATCCGTCGCAGACTTGAGGCTTTTCGGGCTTTGCGAACTCTCGGAAGCGGCTTCTTTTTTGCGTTTCGAGGTCGATGGCTTTCGCGTCATATTATGGTGATCGGGACAAAAAGTGCCGCAATCTGTCACACGTGGAATGACGAAATCTGTTACCGGCTGCAACGTTGTGTAGGCGAAACGCAGGTAGGATAAGTGGGTAACCACCAATAAATCTTTGAGTTAGCTCATGCGCCGGTTAACGTGAGCACCGTCACGTCCGCAAACGCTATGCCATTCGATCGCGTCGGGTTTAGTGATTTCGCTCTCGATGCCTTTTGGACTATTCTTAGAAAGATAATGCACGACGATCTTTCGGGAATTCATCAACCGATCGAATTTAGTCTACCCGATCAGCGGCAGAAAGATCTGTTTGCGATCTCGGATGAGCAGGTAGCGTTTTTCGACGATAACGGATATTTAGCGGACATTAGCATCCTCGATGAAAGTTTTGTTGCTGCGCTCTGCGACGACCTTGAAAGATTAATGCAGCCGGAATTTGCCGAGGATCCTCGGTTTTACGAATATCATCAGAACGAGGCAACATCAGGCAATGGCATTCTTTTCCATGCCCTTGGCGCTTGGCGGCTTTCAATCGCATTTCACGACCTCGTCTTCCACCCGGCAATGTCGATGCCTGCTTCGCAGTTATTAAGAGGTCCTGTACGTTTATGGCATGACCAGGTCTTCGTAAAGCCCAAATTTGACGGCGGTGTCGTAGCCTGGCATCAGGATTATTCGTATTGGACACGCACAAAACCAATGGCGCATCTGACCTGTTGGATCGGGCTAGATGATTCGAATGAAGAGAACGGCTGCGTTCACTACATTCCCGGAAGCCATAAATGGGATCTGCTTCCCAGAACGGACCTTGCGAATGATATGGACGCGGTGCTTTCTGTGCTTTCTGACGAACAACGCGAGAGCTTTAAACCGGTTCCGATGATTTCAAAGGCAGGGCATGCCAGTTTCCATCACCCGCTGATGCTGCATGGCTCTTTCGCAAACCGCTCACCACGGCCGCGACGAGCCGCAGTGATCAATTTTATCCGTGACGGTGTGGTTTCCGACTCTGATCTTCCGCTTTTGGACGGCGTTCCGCCCGTTCCCGTGGGCGACAAGATCGAAGGCCGGTTTTTCCCATTGCTGTCGGAGCTTCCCGCGGGTTCAAACGTGAGATAATATAAATAAGATCTCTCCCTGCAACTAATATTATGAAGTTTCTAACATCGACGCTCGCGATCGCGGCACTTTGCTTTGTAACCGGAGCGCAGACGATGCCGTCTGACGCGGATCCGTTGATCTGGGCGAAAGCGCTGAAAATACACAAAAAGGCGATCATTATCGACGGTCATAACGATATCACCGGACCAATGGTCGATCAGGATTTCAACCTCGCCGACGATTCGACCGGACGTCTGCAGCTCGGCGGCGATCCAATGCACACAGATCTAGCGCGGCTAAAGAAAGGCGGTATGACGGGCGAGTTCATGTCCATTTACGTTTCCGGGGCAACTCTACGGACAGGCGGCTCGATGCGGCGTGCGATGGATCTGATCGACGCCACGTATCGTGAAGCCGAACGACACGATGATCTATTGACATGCACTACCGCGGCCGAAATTCGTCGGGCCAAGAAACAAGACAAAATTTGCCTTTTGATGGGTATCGAGGGCGGATACGCGATCGAAAATTCGCTTTACGCATTGCGAAACTTTTACCGTCTTGGCGTTCGCTACATGACGCTTACGCATAACGTTGCCCACGATTGGGCAGATGCTCATCGAGATATCAAACACAACGGCTTGACCGAGTTTGGTAAAGAGGTTGTCCGCGAGATGAACCGACTCGGCATTCTCGTCGACATATCACATGTTTCCGAAAAAGTGATGAGCGATGTCCTCGACATCACAAAGGCACCGCTGATCGCGTCGCATTCGGGAGCCCGTGGCGTGAACGACCATACCCGCAATGTGCCGGATTCGATCCTTCGGCGTTTGCCTCAGAACGGAGGCGTAATAATGGTCGTGTTTTATCCTTCCTTCTTAGATGAACGGACCAATCGTGAAGAGAACGAACGCTCGACACGACTGCGTGACCAGATCGCTGCATTGCGAGAAAAATTTAAGGACGATCAAGCCGGATTCGTGAAAGCTGAGAACGAGTTGATGGCAGCAAATCCGATATACATCGCAGATTACAGACGCATAGTCGATCATATCGACCATATAAAGAGGGTAGCGGGCATCGACCATGTCGGCCTTGGTTCAGATTTCGACGGGGTGCCGTTTCTGCCGCCACCGATGAAAGGCGTTGAGGACCTAGTCTTGGTCACGTACGAGATGCTGCGTCGGGGCTATACCGAGAAGGAAGTTCTCAAGGTGCTTGGTGAAAACATGCTGAGGGCGATGGAACAAACCGAAAGAATCGCCGGCAATCGACAGATCAGCGGCCAGGGAAGTCTGAAAAGGATAAAGTAACACCGCATCATCGAGTTTGGTCGCGGCCCATTGCGTATTATGCATGGGCCCATTATTTTGCTTATCGCGAGCTATTGCGGAGCAATATATTCAAACGAATACGGCCTTACATAGTTCTTATCCTGATAGCTGAACGAAAACTTCGTGTCCGGAATGACGATCTCCTCTTTTGGCATTCCTCGCAGCATCTCGGCGATGTCGCTTTCGATCTTGTCCAAATATTGCGATCGCAAATACATGACCTCATGTTGGCCGCGTTTGAAATCGTAGGAGTTTATCAAGTAGTCAAAAAAGATCTTTGCCATCTGATTTGGGGCAAGCGATTGTGAGTTCCAATTGTATCCGTAGGGAAGATCGCCAAGCCGGTATATCCGCGAGAAAATACGTCGGGGTTCAATTGGGTACCTCTTTCCAGTCGCATCATCCCAGCCCTTTTTGCCAAACCCGTAAAAAACAACGAACAATGCCTGCTTATCGAAATTGGGCACCGTTTTAGGGTCGAAGCCATATTGAATGCCCTTCATTCGGTCGGGGAGAACTGGATCAGCAGGTGCCACATTCGCACGGGTCCCGCTGTACGACGCTCCGATGCACAGCATTAGAGCGAAGAGTATTTTCAAACGTGTATGTGTAGTTTCTGTTCTCATGGTCTATCTAAGAGCGATATGATCAGGGCAAGCAAGATCCGCCGGCGACCCATTCGCAGTTCGGCCAAGGACATTGTACATCATCAAAAAATCCCGATTCACGACAGCCGTGTGAAAGCCGGCTCAAATGTCGAATCGCCTTCATTTCGACACGCTTGACAGTCGCCCGTCATGAGCGTATAACTCGCTTGTCTTTCAACAACTCCATCCTCACAGAGCTCACGAGCGTGATCCCCGTAAAATGATGCGGCGGCGATCCGAGTTGCTCTAGTCACGCATCTTCATCGATTGCGAGGAGACACTATGCTAAAGATCTACTTTGTATCAACGATACTGATCGGAGCTTTGCTGCTTTTTGTATCATGTGGCGACCAAGGCGGCAACACTTCGAACAAACCAGCGAATACAGCTAACAATGCGTCAAATGCCGTCCCGGCAAACACCGCGGCTGTCGAAGCCGACATTAAGAAACTGGTCAACGACACCGCTGCGGCGCTTGCAAAGAATGACGTAGCTACCCTCGAAAAGACCTACAGCGACAATTACATGCTTGTGAACCTTGACGGTTCGGTGCAGAACAAAGCTGATCGGCTTGCTTCGTTCAAGTCGGGCGATACGAAGTTTGAATCGTTTGTCTACGATGAAGTGAATGTTCGAACGAACCCCGAAGGAACCGGTGCAGTAGTTATTGCTCGGGCGACAGCTAAAGGTACGAACAGGGGTAGGGCGGTATCCGGTTCCATCCGTGTGACCCAAGTTTGGAGTAAAATGAAAGACGGTTGGCGACAGGTAAGCGGACACGCCACTACTATCTCCGACGCTGCTCCGGCAAAGCCTGACGATAAACCGGCAGCGGATGCACCGGCAAACACATCGTCGAATTCG
The DNA window shown above is from Chloracidobacterium sp. and carries:
- a CDS encoding nuclear transport factor 2 family protein gives rise to the protein MLKIYFVSTILIGALLLFVSCGDQGGNTSNKPANTANNASNAVPANTAAVEADIKKLVNDTAAALAKNDVATLEKTYSDNYMLVNLDGSVQNKADRLASFKSGDTKFESFVYDEVNVRTNPEGTGAVVIARATAKGTNRGRAVSGSIRVTQVWSKMKDGWRQVSGHATTISDAAPAKPDDKPAADAPANTSSNSTANK
- a CDS encoding dipeptidase, coding for MKFLTSTLAIAALCFVTGAQTMPSDADPLIWAKALKIHKKAIIIDGHNDITGPMVDQDFNLADDSTGRLQLGGDPMHTDLARLKKGGMTGEFMSIYVSGATLRTGGSMRRAMDLIDATYREAERHDDLLTCTTAAEIRRAKKQDKICLLMGIEGGYAIENSLYALRNFYRLGVRYMTLTHNVAHDWADAHRDIKHNGLTEFGKEVVREMNRLGILVDISHVSEKVMSDVLDITKAPLIASHSGARGVNDHTRNVPDSILRRLPQNGGVIMVVFYPSFLDERTNREENERSTRLRDQIAALREKFKDDQAGFVKAENELMAANPIYIADYRRIVDHIDHIKRVAGIDHVGLGSDFDGVPFLPPPMKGVEDLVLVTYEMLRRGYTEKEVLKVLGENMLRAMEQTERIAGNRQISGQGSLKRIK
- a CDS encoding phytanoyl-CoA dioxygenase family protein, coding for MHDDLSGIHQPIEFSLPDQRQKDLFAISDEQVAFFDDNGYLADISILDESFVAALCDDLERLMQPEFAEDPRFYEYHQNEATSGNGILFHALGAWRLSIAFHDLVFHPAMSMPASQLLRGPVRLWHDQVFVKPKFDGGVVAWHQDYSYWTRTKPMAHLTCWIGLDDSNEENGCVHYIPGSHKWDLLPRTDLANDMDAVLSVLSDEQRESFKPVPMISKAGHASFHHPLMLHGSFANRSPRPRRAAVINFIRDGVVSDSDLPLLDGVPPVPVGDKIEGRFFPLLSELPAGSNVR